In one window of Micropterus dolomieu isolate WLL.071019.BEF.003 ecotype Adirondacks unplaced genomic scaffold, ASM2129224v1 contig_14202, whole genome shotgun sequence DNA:
- the znf512 gene encoding zinc finger protein 512B, protein MDPAHIGGDMSPLYMPRKRKSVQSQPKSGVPCPVVQRMPERTCELNPAGYPKNDESEAQDALKMKRTYGRKRYEDLQSVSIGTVDYPTTSCSVMSSVGLANGADPASMAPPTARLPPRLVGKDVWPQGPEVSREQPQPQDQSWNSSRDRGPDAWAPGRERPQEQVWNSGRDRAGHSSQDQTWIPGRDRAHTGPDQAWMTGRDRGPEQGWAAGRDRGQDQVWNAGRDSVRDRASSGPEQAWGTGRGQDQGWSNTSRDRGHVWRPDLNMKKVQRVEMERSPPVSNFPQPPEGRDSCSDAASVGEASTAQPSEEQKPLVPSTKKEPPTYPPGSQEERWQLQIVAKGRVTCPKCKSVSRKTVDGLKKHMENCRLQPFTCQHCGKQLKSSTGMKYHIMADHSHLPSADDAKDLDDRVIKDKLRKILKRLGKLKCSKEGCNAAFTSIMGYVYHMKKCGKEESELEKMLLNCSHCGKTYKSKAGLEYHLKSEHAPTPQKSEEDEAQKAQREANPERTASGRVQRASAQVANFHLAEIANNELPKDWPKRKFQSDLVPDDKKLKYARPGLPAFSQEVLRKWKNEVKLQRKVQCPNQGCGCTYTSVSGLKAHLGLCTRGDFEAGKYRCLICNKEFNSESGVKYHINSVHSQDWFVTNKKASKKFEKFLKNQPKEFVHDVEKQTVDQYHHNHLQHHQQHQHHHHHHHHHNHQQQHQLQHQPLQHPLQPLHHLQHQTQFLHPEHQNLPPQVDTQLQQPMLQYTPLEPPPGPLWVDMDRREAVPGPEQAPIGMEMADVDKPEEDNSGMTEEKRREKAEKGGERGKADGKRKDCFAFGSGGGSSSSSSNTGSSSSESEVEQQDRQRQIDQWNLKRPGIMEPHPDAVKRQRST, encoded by the exons ATGGACCCTGCACACATTGGAGGGGATATGTCACCTTTGTATATGCCAAGAAAGAGAAAGTCTGTCCAGTCACAACCTAAAAGTGGAGTGCCATGTCCAG TTGTTCAGCGAATGCCAGAAAGAACCTGTGAATTAAATCCAGCTGGATATCCCAAG AATGACGAGTCTGAAGCCCAAGATGCTCTAAAGATGAAAAGAACGTATGGTAGAAAAAG gTATGAGGACCTGCAGAGTGTTTCCATAGGAACAGTAGATTACCCAACCACCAGCtgctctgtgatgtcatcagttGGCCTTGCGAATGGGGCAGATCCAGCGTCCATGGCTCCACCCACTGCAAGGCTGCCTCCGAGACTGGTGGGGAAGGATGTGTGGCCTCAAGGCCCCGAGGTCAGCAGGGAACAGCCCCAGCCTCAGGACCAGAGCTGGAACTCCAGCAGGGACAGAGGCCCCGACGCCTGGGCGCCGGGTAGAGAACGGCCGCAGGAGCAGGTCTGGAACTCTGGCAGAGACCGTGCGGGACACTCTAGTCAAGACCAGACTTGGATTCCAGGCAGGGACAGGGCCCATACCGGTCCAGACCAGGCCTGGATGACGGGCAGAGACAGAGGTCCTGAGCAGGGCTGGGCAGCTGGCAGAGACCGAGGCCAGGATCAGGTCTGGAACGCAGGCAGGGATTCAGTCAGAGACAGGGCCTCCTCAGGGCCAGAGCAGGCATGGGGAACTGGCCGAGGTCAAGACCAAGGCTGGAGCAACACGAGCAGAGACAGAGGCCATGTCTGGAGACCTG ACTTGAACATGAAGAAAGTCCAGAGAGTGGAGATGGAGCGCAGCCCACCTGTTAGTAACTTCCCACAGCCACCAGAGGGCAGAGACTCTT GTTCAGATGCAGCCAGTGTTGGGGAGGCCTCGACTGCCCAACCCAGCGAGGAGCAGAAACCCCTCGTCCCCTCCACCAAGAAGGAGCCTCCTACCTACCCTCCAG GAAGTCAAGAGGAGCGTTGGCAACTCCAGATTGTGGCCAAAGGCAGAGTCACCTGTCCTAAGTGTAAAAGTGTGAGCAGGAAGACCGTCGATGGCCTGAAGAAACACATGGAGAACTGCAGACTG CAACCCTTTACCTGTCAACACTGTGGGAAACAGCTGAAGTCTTCAACGGGGATGAAGTATCACATCATGGCTGACCACAGCCATCTG CCCTCAGCTGATGATGCCAAGGACCTGGATGATCGAGTAATCAAAGACAAACTGCGTAAAATCCTGAAGAGACTGGGCAAATTAAAATGCTCTAAAGAG ggcTGTAATGCCGCCTTCACTAGCATCATGGGCTACGTGTACCACATGAAGAAGTGTGGGAAGGAGGAGTCTGAGCTGGAGAAGATGCTGCTGAATTGCTCTCACTGTGGGAAAACATACAAGTCCAAGGCCGGTCTGGAGTACCACCTGAAATCAGAGCATGCTCCT ACGCCCCAGAAGAGTGAGGAAGACGAGGCCCAGAAGGCTCAGAGGGAGGCCAACCCAGAGCGGACGGCCAGCGGCAGGGTGCAGCGAGCATCGGCCCAGGTGGCAAACTTCCACCTGGCTGAGATTGCCAACAATGAGCTGCCCAAAGACTGGCCCAAGAGGAAGTTTCAGTCAGACCTGGTGCCAGATGACAAAAAG TTGAAATACGCACGGCCAGGCCTGCCTGCCTTCAGCCAAGAGGTGCTGAGGAAGTGGAAGAATGAGGTGAAGCTGCAGAGGAAAGTCCAGTGTCCCAACCAG GGTTGTGGCTGCACCTACACCAGTGTGTCTGGACTGAAAGCTCACCTGGGACTCTGCACAAGA GGTGACTTTGAGGCTGGAAAATACCGATGTCTGATTTGCAATAAAGAGTTTAACTCTGAAAGTGGAGTGAAGTACCACATCAACTCTGTCCATTCACAG GACTGGTTTGTGACAAACAAAAAGGCCTCCAAGAAGTTTGAGAAGTTCCTGAAAAACCAGCCCAAGGAGTTTGTCCACGATGTAGAGAAACAGACCGTGGATCAGTACCACCATAATCACCTCCAGCATCATCAGCAGcatcagcaccaccaccaccaccaccaccaccacaaccatcaacagcagcatcagctcCAGCACCAGCCCCTGCAGCACCCTCTGCAACCACTGCACCACCTCCAGCACCAAACCCAGTTCCTCCACCCAGAGCACCAGAACCTCCCTCCACAGGTGGACACCCAGCTCCAGCAGCCGATGCTCCAGTACACCCCTCTAGAGCCTCCTCCCGGACCGCTGTGGGTGGACATGGACCGGAGAGAAGCTGTGCCGGGACCGGAGCAGGCCCCGATCGGGATGGAAATGGCTGATGTTGACAAACCTGAAGAGGACAACAGCGGGATGACggaggagaaaaggagagagaaggcGGAGAAAGGAGGGGAGAGGGGAAAGGCCGATGGGAAGCGGAAGGATTGTTTTGCTTTCGGTAGCGGTggcggcagcagcagtagcagcagtaataCTGGCAGCTCATCCAGCGAATCAGAGGTGGAGCAGCAGGACAGGCAAAGACAGATTGACCAGTGGAATCTGAAACGGCCGGGAATAATGGAACCCCACCCTGATGCTGTAAAGCGACAGAGGAGCACTTAA